From a single Lolium rigidum isolate FL_2022 chromosome 7, APGP_CSIRO_Lrig_0.1, whole genome shotgun sequence genomic region:
- the LOC124677743 gene encoding uncharacterized protein LOC124677743 produces MVVHVVLLAVPAAACGFMHAFKLAVLLWPFNLALPQLRQVPRVCITLRAAASHYAAELREYLAAGNHRNSYYDLRGVGVQGRSAERLLAHAMISLVDISY; encoded by the coding sequence ATGGTGGTGCACGTGGTGCTACTGgccgtgccggcggcggcgtgcgggttCATGCACGCGTTCAAGCTCGCCGTGCTGCTGTGGCCGTTCAACCTCGCGCTGCCGCAGCTGCGCCAGGTGCCGCGCGTCTGCATAACGCTCCGGGCCGCGGCGTCGCACTACGCCGCCGAGCTGCGCGAGTACCTGGCCGCCGGCAACCACCGCAACTCCTACTACGACCTCCGCGGCGTCGGCGTGCAGGGACGGTCGGCGGAGCGGCTCCTCGCGCACGCCATGATCTCCCTCGTCGACATCTCCTACTGA